Within Myxococcales bacterium, the genomic segment TCTGAAACCTTTCCCCAACTTTGCGTTACTGGAGCGATCATACGATGGCATTCGTAACTTTGTTTTCAATCACGCAACCAAATTTTTTCCGGTCAGTGCGTTCTCAGCTGAGTTGTTAGTTAAAGCGGGAATTGATCGGAATCGCATCCATGTTGTGAATAATGGCGTTAATCTGAAACGGTTTTTCCCGGTAGATGCTCTGCAGAGCAAGAAGAATCTGGATTTGCCTACCACTCATCCTATTATTCTGACAGTGGCTAGATTGATTGTCCGTAAGGGAATCGATACTACTCTCCGAGCTTTAGCATATGTAAAGGCAAAACATCCGACTTTTACCTACGTGATAGTTGGAAATGGGCCAGACCGCCAACGCCTCGAGGGTATGGCGATCAATTTAGGCTTGGAGTCGAATGTGACGTTTCGTTCGGATGTCAACGACGATCAGACGCTAAGAACCTATTATAATGCTTGTGATGTGTTTGTCTTGCCGGCACGAAGTGAGGTACCGGACGTAGAAGGTTTTGGTTTGGTGTTATTGGAAGCCAGCGCCTGTGCAAAGCCCGTTGTGGCAGCTCGATCGGGAGGGGTGGTTGATGCTGTGAAAAATGGCATCACGGGATATTTGATCGATTCTCCGGACGATGCGACCGCACTGGCTGATCATTTGATCGAACTCATCATGAACAAAGCTCAACGCGAAAAAATGGGCACAGCGGGGCTAGACTGGGCTCGCGATTGTATGACATGGCAGCATACGGCTGATCACTTACTGGCAGGTATGCTGGCGATGTGAATTAATGGCACGGTGAGCGGCCGCGAGGGCACCAAGTATCTCGGCTACCGCATTCCCGCTACGTCAAACAGAGGGTCCGCTAAGTCCCGTGGGTGCTGGAATAACGTGGGTGGTGCCAAACCTCTCGATTATTGTGCAGCGCCCAGCTTCACAGAAAAGTCAAGCACACTGGCATAAAATCTGACACGACTTATTTACTGGCACATTGCTTTCATTCATAGTGAGCAAAATGGATTGGAGACTTAAAGCCCTTCTGCTCCCTGCTTCCGCCACTCCTTTGGGATATCCTGTCTACCAATCGCTACAGCCGTTATCAGCTCTACGCAGCGGATTCGACTTATGGAGCGGCTTTACAGGGCACGAACCAGAACAACTCGCACGCATCGGGCTTCGCTATGTATGCCGGCCGCAACAACCATGCTGAGGTTCCTGCAGACCTACGGAAGAACGGATAGTCAGGCCGCCCCCCTACAATTCGCAGCGGCTATCGTGGGGGTCGCCGCAATAGGACTATTCTGGCTCTATCTGGGGCAAACCGTGTTCTTCGTCGGCCCCTCCGAGTGGGATGATGCTTTTTACGCGGAGCTGGCCACTGGTAATACCCAACGCTGGGCTGCCCGCAATCGCTATGTCCATGTATGGAGCCTAAGGCTTTTGTACTCACTAATAGGTTCTCGACGGTTCGCGGCAGGCCTGTATCCCAATCTCGTCATCGTGGCATTGAGTGTACTTGGATTTATGTGGGGTAAACGCCTTGCTGGGAATTCGTGTGGTTTGCTAGCAGCCGCTTTGATGCCACTTTATCTGGCTTTTTTGAAGTGGATCACGGTGCCATATGTGGATCCGACCTTGGCTCTTTGGGCCACATGCACCTTGCTTGCGACCTTACTTACAATTGAAACTGTACATCCTCGAAGACAAGCGGTTTATGCCTGGTGCAGCGGTATGGCCTGCTATCTCGCAGTAGAAAGTAAAGAAACGGGCTTGGCGATTCTTCCCGTCGTCTTCATCGCGTTGCTTTCCGCACCCCATATACGGCGGGTCGGCATCATGACGTGCTTGGGCGTTCTCAGCGGTTGGTTAGTGTTGCGCAGCATGGACGCTGTATTCTCGCAAGATACGTGGGTCTGGTGGAGCTCAGACTGGAATCACTACTTTGGAGCAGAGCCAGGCGTTAGCTCCGGAAAGCTAACTTGGCACGATGAGAGGATGAACAGCAACTACATTCTCCAGCTAACTAAAGAAGGGTATCTCCCCTTTACACTGCTTGGTTTTGCCGGAGCCGCACACGGGTTCAGGCAAAGCCGAGGTGTTCGCATCTTAACGCTATGGTTATTTTCAACCTTACTTTTCAGCTCAATTATCGCGTGGAAATCGCCCGGAATATTTGCAAACGAACGCTATCTGGCCTCGTTTGCACCTGCTCTAGTTATTTTGAGTGCTTATTGGATAACAAAGGTTTGGCAGGAACACAGAACAATGCAATGGCGCGAAGCGATTCTCGGAGCCCCGCTATTGGTATTGGTTTCTCTTCCAGCCATCTATACTCTAAGCGTTACAGCATTCGGCCAATCGACCAAAAGCACAACTAGAGCCGTGTTTTTTTTGGTAACTTTGACTCAGGTTTTTCTATTCATGATTCCCTGGTTTACGAAATGTCGATGGCTCCCCCGAATTGCGCTCGTCATTTTAATAGCCATGGCGGCATTAATAAACGTCTCCGAGGCGCGCGCACATATTGCGCTGACACGTGGTCACTTACAGCCTTGGCTTAAGCTAACATCTATATTGGATCGAGAGCATGTGAACTTGGTCCGCTGGAACCTGCCTAAACGGCCTTATGCTACTTATAGAATACGTTATCGTTTGGTCACCTTGTCGCATCGACCAAGTCGCGAGATCTCAGTGCGCAATATACGTGAGTTATCTCAACGTACCAACAACGAATGGGTTTTCTCCCTGAGGGAAAAAGATTCACGTCTTGAAAAATTAGGTTGGTTACGCGTTGTTCATACTGCCACCGGCAGAGATGGCCCTTGGTCCGTTTACCGACCACCCACTTGAGATTTAAATCAATGCACCGCGATACTGAAGCACCCAGACTAACATGGTAGGGATCGTCTTAATTATATTCGCATGGGGAATCTTGATCCTGCCTGGGCTTGCTGTTGCGCGTCGTCTCTTCCCCGATGACCTCAGAAATGGATCGCTCGGAACAGTCAGTATAAGTTATCTCTGTAGCTTTGCACTTCTCTCGCCTTTGGTGATCCCGTGTTATTGGCTCGAGTTGCCTTTGTGGACGTTCACATCAGTCATCGTCGTCGTTGTAGGCGTCGGCGCTTACGATGCTATTCGCGAATTAGGCACGTACAAACCGTCCATCTCCATCAGTGTAGTGTCAGTCCTTGGCTCTCTCGTGCTGATAGCAGATCTTACCCTGAGCGCCATTTACGGTGGCTACATGGACGGCGATGCCGCATTTCATACGTCCAGGATTCGGATGCTAACAGACCATGGATTCAACAACTGGGATCCATATCTATATCCGCACCAATTCAGCAGCGTGTATCACACAAGCATCTACCACGCTTTGATTGCTTGTATTTCCCACTTTACCAAACAATCCTACTTGCTATCTTGGTCTGTAACTCTCCTTTGGGCCAAACTCGTTTCTGCTGCATCGGTTTTCTATGTCGCAATAAAGATTTTCCGTGACCGCAATGCAGGCTGGATCGCAC encodes:
- a CDS encoding glycosyltransferase family 39 protein; translation: MGVAAIGLFWLYLGQTVFFVGPSEWDDAFYAELATGNTQRWAARNRYVHVWSLRLLYSLIGSRRFAAGLYPNLVIVALSVLGFMWGKRLAGNSCGLLAAALMPLYLAFLKWITVPYVDPTLALWATCTLLATLLTIETVHPRRQAVYAWCSGMACYLAVESKETGLAILPVVFIALLSAPHIRRVGIMTCLGVLSGWLVLRSMDAVFSQDTWVWWSSDWNHYFGAEPGVSSGKLTWHDERMNSNYILQLTKEGYLPFTLLGFAGAAHGFRQSRGVRILTLWLFSTLLFSSIIAWKSPGIFANERYLASFAPALVILSAYWITKVWQEHRTMQWREAILGAPLLVLVSLPAIYTLSVTAFGQSTKSTTRAVFFLVTLTQVFLFMIPWFTKCRWLPRIALVILIAMAALINVSEARAHIALTRGHLQPWLKLTSILDREHVNLVRWNLPKRPYATYRIRYRLVTLSHRPSREISVRNIRELSQRTNNEWVFSLREKDSRLEKLGWLRVVHTATGRDGPWSVYRPPT
- a CDS encoding glycosyltransferase family 4 protein; this encodes MLEDSMRLLFVSPNFPPQQGGVSTYGYELSVQLSALVNKFAVIAPMTKHMRAIDKAMEFPIYRIPQLGDNFALSGVAAVVGIALRGGYDTIFCSHLSAGYAGLVAQRLGAAKQVFVAVHGKEVFLKPFPNFALLERSYDGIRNFVFNHATKFFPVSAFSAELLVKAGIDRNRIHVVNNGVNLKRFFPVDALQSKKNLDLPTTHPIILTVARLIVRKGIDTTLRALAYVKAKHPTFTYVIVGNGPDRQRLEGMAINLGLESNVTFRSDVNDDQTLRTYYNACDVFVLPARSEVPDVEGFGLVLLEASACAKPVVAARSGGVVDAVKNGITGYLIDSPDDATALADHLIELIMNKAQREKMGTAGLDWARDCMTWQHTADHLLAGMLAM